TTATAGAAATATCAACATCAACAAGAACAGATACAGCTAAAAAGGTAAATGTGGCACGTAAGCTATTAAAATATGATATGGTTCCTGATAGTAATGAAGTTCTTAAGGAGCATTTGATTGGAGAGAAAGCACTCAATAATAGTGCGATGTATATTAGTAACATTAATGATTTTGTAAATAATCCAGGTGACCAGCAGGTCGTGGAATACTTACAAGATATAGAAGGGGTGAGGACGAATGCGTCATTAGCCTTTAAAGAAGATGTTAATAGAATTCGACCTATTCTGTATATATATTATGGCGGTAAGAAAAACCTAGAAAGTAATAATTTTAATGCTTTGATAGATGACTTGCCCGATCTTATTGACGAAGGAAAAATGCTAGATATTCTTACAGATAGACTTAGGGATGCAATTAATGATAACTCTATAAAATGTAAATATGAAGAAATCCCAACAGGATTAAGGACTTATGTGTATGCATATTATGCATACATTCTAAGGAAAATTGTTGAGGATGAGGTTGCACTCTATAACGATTACTGTGATTTAGAGCAACTGATTTATTGTAATTTGTATGTTGATAAAGTATTGTCGAGTGATAGCATGATAAATGACATACTTGTAAATTATTTAGAAGAATTAATTATTGAGAACCCTAGGGAAAAATAACACAAGGATGAAACAATGCTCACCTTCATCCTGACCTCGGCCGCCGTCATCGGCGGGATCGCCGTCGGACTGGGCCTCCTCCTGGCCCTGGCCGACCGCTTCCTGGCCGAATACGGCGAGTGCGAGCTGATCCTCAACGAGGACAAGGAGTTGACCGTCAAAGGCGGCAACTCCCTGCTCTAC
This genomic window from Candidatus Coatesbacteria bacterium contains:
- a CDS encoding oxidoreductase: MLTFILTSAAVIGGIAVGLGLLLALADRFLAEYGECELILNEDKELTVKGGNSLLY